The following are encoded in a window of Lynx canadensis isolate LIC74 chromosome B1, mLynCan4.pri.v2, whole genome shotgun sequence genomic DNA:
- the LOC116738029 gene encoding glutamate receptor ionotropic, delta-2-like, which translates to MDILKHKWWPKNGQCDLYSSVDTKQKGGALDIKSFAGVFCILAAGIVLSCFIAMLETWWNKRKGSRVPSKEDDKEIDLEHLHRRVNSLCTDDDSPHKQFSTSSIDLTPLDIDTLPTRQALEQISDFRNTHITTTTFIPEQIQTLSRTLSAKAASGFAFGNVPEHRTGPFRHRAPNGGFFRSPIKTMSSIPYQPTPTLGLNLGNDPDRGTSI; encoded by the exons ATGGACATCCTGAAGCACAAATGGTGGCCAAAGAATGGCCAGTGTGACCTGTATTCCTCAGTGGACACAAAGCAGAAAGGAGGCGCCCTGGACATAAAGAGCTTTGCAGGAGTTTTTTGTATCCTGGCTGCTGGAATTGTCCTCTCCTGCTTTATAGCTATGCTGGAGACGTGGTGGAACAAGAGGAAAGGCTCCCGGGTCCCATCAAAAGAG GATGACAAGGAAATTGACCTGGAGCACCTCCATAGACGTGTAAATAGCTTGTGCACAGATGACGACAGCCCCCATAAACAGTTTTCCACCTCGTCAATTGACTTGACCCCTCTGGACATTGACACTTTGCCAACACGACAAGCACTGGAGCAAATCAGTGATTTCAGGAACACTCATATTACCACAACAACCTTTATCCCAGAGCAGATCCAGACTCTTAGCCGCACACTATCAGCTAAAGCTGCCTCTGGTTTCGCTTTTGGCAACGTGCCTGAGCACCGAACTGGCCCTTTTAGGCACAGGGCACCTAACGGGGGCTTTTTCAGGAGTCCTATAAAAACAATGTCATCTATTCCTTATCAACCAACTCCTACCCTGGGGCTCAATCTGGGTAATGATCCAGACCGAGGCACCTCCATATGA